The Quercus lobata isolate SW786 chromosome 4, ValleyOak3.0 Primary Assembly, whole genome shotgun sequence genome segment taaCATGGAACTCATCAATATCAATGCAAATTACCCAACCATATAACTATTGGCAGTTTAGGCTTAGTGAAAAGGTACAGATAGACTCGAGCATGCTAGAAAAAATCTTGAACAGATGATCGAgctatgaaaaatatataaataattaaatctaaCTAGGAATTACTTTCCCAGAAGTTGTAGCGTAGAAATTGATATATTGAttactttattatatttaagatttttgcTATCAAAAGCCGtaactaatatatatttgatatttttttctttcctcttgtCGAGagtcatttttttatgtaacaaatatttcaaatcaatgaAATATAtctaccttcttcttcttttctttttttatttaataatagcCACACTCTTTATTTATGTGATAGAGATCTCTCCTTTGAACTTGAATTAAGATTaatgtgggttccaattagctcagctggtaaagtctctgatggttaaataagagatctggggttcaattttcgcctacactaaaaactgattggtgtcttagtttggtgataaaaaattatcatcagGAACGGAtactataagttgaaactctctcaaaaaagaaaaaaaaaaagaattaagattaatttttaagagtaattttatgaccacaatattttcacaacaagttCTAAGTTATTGATTATAATTGATTCTAATCTAGGCTCACCgttgacatcacttttttacttatcaacAACAGTTTGCTACCTAAGATTTGTTGCGAAAATATTATTGATGTGACGTTACATATTTAAAGGAAGTCTACAACCATTAggaaaaatatcaaattcatAAGGATTTTTGTGTATAGAGCACCCACAAGAGATGGGTCTGTCCAAATAATCACATTATCAAAGTACGAAAAACTACAAGCTTTTGGTTAGCACATTACAAGCTCCACGGGTCAAATTCACTCTTACTGATTTGGTTGTGTAGTGAACTAGTGGCCCCTGTTACTTTCTTTAACGAGCTCATGTGCTCAACCAGTCCACCGACTATTCTAATGTCTATGTGACATTCTAAAGAGTAAAGAATAATATGCTGCCTTAGCTCTGAAGCATGCGTGACAATTTGCCTAgactctcttttttggcctctTCTCAACTCAAAATTGAGAGCAATTATGGCATGGAAGATCTGTGCCACACAATTTCAACTAAGGCAGGCAGGCACACTCCTTATGATCCCACAAACTACAATCTCACAAAGCATGACACTCAGCTTTTAGTGATGCTCAGAACTTTGAAGTACAACACTCGCAAGAAAATTGTGCTtaatataagaatatatatttgaaaaataagtttGGATATGTAGggacaattaattaattaattaaaagtttGATACAGTAGTTTGTAAGATGGTACTAAATTATAATACATCTAATGTGTcacttattcttttattttaattttttttttttttaatgcttgaCATATAAAGTTGATTAAGAGTGCACAAGGGTAAGCAATCCCACATGTACAGGGAGTTGCTGGTGctaaaaaatgtaaattctTATTCTATAGGTTCATTGATGGAGGAGTTAAGTGTTGCATGACACCAAGAGCTTTCTTTGACTTGCTTATCCAGCCTTTCCTATAAGATTtattagattattattttttaatgaattatggCCTTGAGTCTAATCTATACatatctaaaagctaaagcgtagtatttattttctattttttcacacacaaaatgtctctctctcctttctcgcatctctactttaggttgatgaacttttgtattttttagaattctcCTTTGAtttgatacgatttagttttgagttttatgttgttatcttttttattctcattgatTGTCAAATATaatcctattgcattataaaaatagtatataaaataatgttattttattacatagcataactaaaataatttagtgtttatcgctatacatttaatttttactattttttcttcttatcctattttattcaacatttaaatttagcaacatcctccatatcattaaattatttgtattttgtctctttttcttttaaattaaacatataatattttatttaaattcaataaataaaaattgttcttatttGTGTTGAATCCAATATATTGAAACATTGGACCTAAATCCAAACATaatttaactaataaaaaatgcaacaaataaGCCTATTTAAACCAACGTTAGATATGCATCTTTGGTTCAATATGCCAAAGAAAACGATAAGATGAGGCACTAACACGCAATGATCCAACCCAATCAAACACCAaattagtgtttattgttacaACAAATTGTTGGATAATATATAGTTTTGCAAAGGCACTAAAAGAAAGTTTACAACAAATCAACAATTCTAGCTACCATCAACTCTGTAGTTTAAGATTTGATAAACCACAGGGACCAGGGTGAATACCACGATATTTATATGTTGCAAATAAAAGTGTTGAATTCatgaattattataaatttataatttgttattttgtttttctatcaTTTATTGGAGGGCTATTCTAGCCTTCAGGCCCATGCAAGGTATCACTACAATGTAATGGGCCAATGGAGAAATTTGAAGGCCCAAAAGTCATTGCAACAAAAATGTTATAGAGCTActaattttattaacaaaataaaagtaatttaatGTGACAATAAGTATAATTTTTGTTACATCAACAATAGGAACAAGGTGGACCGAATTAGAACGAATGGACGGAATAGGACCcaagtggacaaaatggaccgaatggCATGAATTTGGACCGAGGTGGACATGCTGGACCGATGTGGACTGAATAGGAGTAATGTGGACTAAATAGGACcgaagtggacagaatggaccgaataggaccaatgtggaaCGAATAGAGCCAATGTGTACTGAGTGGACCGAATTAGACCGACGTAGACTGTATAAGACGGAATGggccaaattggaccgaatagaacttTAATGGACAAAAGGACTAAATAGGACCTAATAGgactgaataagaccaaagtagaTAGAATGGACCTAATGGGACCACACTGGACCGAATAGGATGGAGGTGGACATACTGGACGAATAGGAGTACTGTGGATTGAATAGGACcgaagtggacagaatggaccgaatagaaccaaagtgtaCAAAATGAAACGAATCAGACCATAGTGGACTAAATGGCCCAAATAGGACTGACGTGGatcaaagtggaccgaatacgACCAACGTGGACCGAAGAGAGCAAATGTGGACTGAGTAGATTGCAGTAGACTGAAGTTGTCaaaataggaccaatgtggactAAGTAGAGCCAGTGTAGACTCAATGGACCAAATTAGACCGAACTGGACTGAATAAGACCGAATGGGccgaattggaccgaatagaatTTTAGTGGACTGAATGAACTAAATAGGATTGAAtgggaccaaattggaccgaagaggattgaatggaccaaatagaaccaatATGGTCCGAATTAAAcgtttgaatatttatcatttttattgcatttttatgttcatatttgtaatttgtaatttctattttagttttttttttttaaactccaaaaaaaagattttagcCCAAATgtaataaatttcatatttttcaaccaaaaaataaagaaattttttttgggagctaAACTTGAAATGaaaacctacaaaaagaatcaagTTAAGACTCAATTAGTTTAAAATGGACAGAAGGGTGACTGAAATTGACTgagtggaccaaattggaccgaagtaAACCTAATTGGactgaatagaaaatttttaattttaaggaaGAGCAAgttatcttcaaaaaattttagagaaaaaattattcattctattacaatataaaataattatttattcccaTGCATTGCGTGGATTTGCGACTAGTTCGTATAATGTTGACTTTGGTCCAAACTTGAAAATTCTTTCTTATATTAGCTCAACCAATCAGTTGACCAAaatttgtaaatgtgtacaGTGAAGTTGATCAAGTGAACAACAAACTTTTGTCTTCATCCTCGATTATACCGAACGAACGATTACAAATAAAAGTTCTTAAACAAATACTTGCAACGAATCTTTTCATTACAAAGAAATTTCTAATTAGTCCACCTGTTGGGTAATTATCTTGTTCTGCTTTGTACCTGTGCCATTCCTATCTCCTCTAATCCTACCTTTCTTTTACCGGTGGAGAAGGTAGATGGATTAGTCCAAAGGTCTTCCTCTTAATAAATTCgtattatttagcaaaaaaaaaaaaaaaaaaaaactagcaataGAAGAGATTAAACCTTCTGCCAAGTTTTATGCCTTCTGCAAAATCACAAACTAACATAGAAATTATACAAGTATGCAAGTATGCGTGGTCAGAATTGAAGTTCTAAGAGTTGCTCACTATTTGTGAAATATACATTGATCATATCATCACCATTAGGTATTTTCCTAGTTGATCTAAATGACCCAAGTGTAATACCAGAATCAACCCAACACTGAGTTCGCTAGGCTGACCATAAATTGACTATTGTGGGAAAGGGTATTTGGATACACTCCTGCTTAAGatctatttataaaaatattacgTCTTTAGAAAAATCtcacaaataaatattatgagcggaaataaataaataaataaataaacaaccaCATACAagagagaataccaaggatttacgtggttcggcctttggcctacatccacgggcGGTGACAAGGAGAGTTTTACTAACAAATATGGAGAGTATAAAGGTGGTGTAGAACCactcacaaacccaaaccccaatACACCCAAATAACTCTTTATCAAATGGTTCTCTCTCAACTCTAACATAATTCAAGGCTAAACAATAGTTGCCGTCCATGCACAGAAGTCAATCCAAAAAAAGCTAATAGACAATCCAATTCTAATTCATATTAACATTGACTACCACagttacataatttcttgattcAAGACAGCCATTGCATCTTATATGGCTTGGGTAGATCCACTAGAGATGGCTTGGGTAGATCCATTGCATCTTTAATGGCTTGGGTGAATTCACTTTAGCCTCTACGTTCTCCTTGTCAAGCTAGGAACGTTGTCTCCTAGCTATATTAGTTGCTTCTAGTGTGGTACAAAACTGAGTTAGCATGGTTCTTTGTGTCTATGGCATCCctcatttccttttcttccctTTGCAAAAATTTCAGCTTCATTAACCATCCTATCACCTGCAATAGTTTTATTTTGTACATGCAAACATGGGGTTTAGTAACATAATTGGGTTACTAATATAAAATGTGAATgtttccatttatttttatttatttattaatcgAAAAACATAGATGCTAGAAATGCTGAGAtttcagaaagaaaagaaagatatagGTTCTTGGAGACCATGGTAGCATCATTGAAAGGggtaacaaataataaaaaaagaagaagaagaagaagaagaagaagcccttgagctataaaatcaaaattaaagataaagaaataaagaatttttatttaatttttttatttagaaaatacaaattagCATATAAACAAGAAAAATCATTCCCTGCCAACAATGGCTATGGTAATAGGAGTATAAAATATCTAAGTAGTAAAATGCACTAATACAGAAATGAGTCTTGATTTACTTGGAGTTTGGTGATGCAATCTCTTATATTTCTATAGTTgcatttgttatatatattcgATTATTTCTCAGATGGTTAGATAATTATATTCGGCTAAGCTAGGTTGGATTTCAGGATCATTCAAGCCCTAAATTAAccaaaaactttaatttgaacAAATACCAAACACTCTTCATAACAAcagttttttcaaaacataCCTTTTCACTTGGCAAGGTGCTAATACCAGTTATGGCAATATCCTACTTCATTCCAATTCCCTCGGCATCAATACCAAATTTCACCAAAATTTGAGGAACTCCAAGTGGCACATGTGAGATGCCATCTAAGCGAAAGCTTCCAAGAGATATGTTGTCCCTCGAAAACTCTCTCACCTTGATACTCGTTTATATTCATCTGCTGACTGCTGtagtggaaaagaaaaaaaccctgGTTTGGAAATTGGCAAGGTTGGGTTCCTTCAGATAATTTGTCATCACACCACCTAAAGTTTCAAGTCCGGAAATGaaagtcaaaaaaataaatattaatgcCTCAACTATCTCAACAATTAATGCAAGTTCTAATAAGTACTACAGTGGACAATATCAGAAATAAAGAGATCTAAAATGGAAGTAATAAGTGACATCCAAGACCACAATGTCACTAGCTTCTCCAGCTAAAACACTAGCCCTGAAATGAAAGTCACTAAGAATTACTCGTATTTGTGTAGTAAATAATGCCAAGAGGATCAGCACTGAAAGCTCACGTGCTTCATTTAAGCACACGGCATCGtttgttcttttgtttagtTGTTGCCGTTTTAGGcttttaaaaaatccaaccatATAGTTTTCGGTCCAGGTCCCGGACTGGACCGGACCAGACCGGACCAAATAGttactatatataatttttaatattttatattaaaaaaaaaaaaaaaaaaaacccaaagccacaacgtctctctttctcttgtgGTGTTGTCATACATGAAAGACTAGGGCCTAGTTATGCTTAGGCAGCTATTTCCTCTATGGCTCTCCCTTCGCATAATTACTTAAAAATAGTAAGAATTTCAATTGAACAATTAGatgcaaaatataataaaaagattggTCTGAAGCATGCGTGAATATTTACCTAGACTCTCTCTTTTTGGCCTCTTCTCAACTCAAGCAATTGAGAGCAATTATGGCATGGAAGATCTGTGCCACACAATTTCAACTGAGGCAGGCAGGTACACTCCTTGTGATCCCACAAACTACAATCTTACAAAGCATGAGACAGCTTTTAGTGATGCTCAGAACTATGAAGTACAACACGCaagaaaaatgtgtttgatataagaatatatatttgaaaataaggTCGGATACGTAGGGAcatgacaattaattaattaaaaatttgatacattagtttgtaagacagtactaaaattttataatacatcTAACGTGTCActagttcttttattttaacttttttttttgttttttattttttgattttttatgctTCACATATAAAGTTGATTAtgtagagaaaaaattatacattatattacaatataaaataattatttattcccaTGCATTGCTTGGATTTGTGATTAGTTCGTATAATGTTGAGTTTGGTccaaacttataaatttttcttatattagcTCAACCGATCATTTGACCAAAATTTGTAAATGTGTATAGTGAAGTTGATTGAGTGAACAAAAAACTTTTGTCTTCATCCTCAATTACACCAAATgaacaattacaaataaaagttCTTAAACAAATACATGCAACGAATCTTTTCATTACAAAGAAATTTCTAACTAGTCCACTTGTTGGGTAATTATCATGTTTTGCTTTGTACCAGTGCCATTCCCATCTCCTCTAATCCTACCTTTCTTTTGCCGGTGGAGAAGGTAGATGGGTTAGTCCCTAGGTCTTCCTCttaataaattcatattatttggcaaaaaaaaaaaaaaaaaaaaaaaaaaactagcaattGAAGAGACTAAACCTTCTGCCAAGTTTTATGCCATTAATAACTACCCCAACTCTAAAGCACATTTGAAAATGTACTCATCATACTCGGCAAAATCACAAACTAACATAGAACTTATACAAGTATGCAAGTATGCGTGGCCAGAATTGAAGTTCTAAGAGTTGCTCACTATCTGTGAAATCTACATTGATCATATCATCACCATTCTCTTGTTATCCCTCATGAACTCTCTCTCACCCTGACAGACATTAATCTCTACACTGGTCTGCCCATCTGCCGCAGTGGGGAACACCTCTAATTTGGAAGTTGGCAAAGTTGTGTTCTTTGGGATAATCTTTGTCATTACACCACACAAAATTTTGAGTCCCAGAGACAATGGAGTGACATCCAATAGCACAATGTCACTAACTTCTCCAGCTAAAACACCagcctaaaaaaataaaaaataaaaataaaaaaaagaaagaccaaaataaatattgatgCCTCAACAATTTATGCAATATCAATAAGTATTACAACAAATAATATCAGAAATAGAGATACATagtcatttatttttcaaatagactaagaaaaaaaaattagagcatgttaaaataattgttaaataatTCAATTCACCATTCCTAGTAGCTTAAGCTATTAGAACAAGTAGTAACATATCTTCATATCAGAGAGTTCAACTGCTCTAcctcctattaaaaaaattaaaaaatccaaaatgttGCAACCCGCTTAAGTGGTAGTTTATCTCAACAAGATAAGGACAAACCTGAACTGCAGCCCCAAGAGCAACAACTTCATCAGGATTTACAGTGACATTGGGCTCTTTTCTAGTCATCTTCCTCAGAAGCTCCTGAACAGCTGGGATGCGAGTAGAACCACCAACAAGGATTACTTCATCTAAatctttgaaggaaagatttGCATCTTTCAAGGCAGTT includes the following:
- the LOC115983511 gene encoding heat shock 70 kDa protein 6, chloroplastic-like, with the translated sequence MELSSLTQTSISLPFITATVDGPKHIDSTLTRVKFEELCSDLLDRLRGPIETALKDANLSFKDLDEVILVGGSTRIPAVQELLRKMTRKEPNVTVNPDEVVALGAAVQAGVLAGEVSDIVLLDVTPLSLGLKILCGVMTKIIPKNTTLPTSKLEVFPTAADGQTSVEINVCQGEREFMRDNKRMVMI